A window of Rufibacter sp. LB8 contains these coding sequences:
- a CDS encoding S8 family peptidase yields MKKIYSFLVYTALLWLVLAPFSVLGQKTPNTLPQTLVFKLKPGSVPPGARKALPANVQQVVQRLAPQPAVQKFPNAAPDARLRARQAQAVDLSLIYQLRYNANQTFEQVKKQLLETNQVEYVEPLYLREPLHQPNDPRADSTAGSQRDYLKKIMAFKAWDISKGDTNVVIGILDTGVRLSHEDLVDQIKYNYADPIDGIDNDNDGLVDNYYGWDFADDDNNPTAVNGHGTMVTGIASAEVNNEKGIAGVGYKCKFLPLKVFASTTNSGSFGGYEAIVYAADKGCKVINLSWGSVGFPSAFEQDVITYAAVNKDAVVVAAAGNENADLDYYPATYLNVVSVGALTSADVKNSSNTYSYNIDLGAQGINITSTGNANDSNYGTGGGSSYASPMVAGAAALVRSHFPDLNAQQVGERLRVTADDIYHLEGNASYFEKLGKGRLNVYRALSEINAKAARATAWEWENNALLMPGSTVNLFTTFKNFLAPLSSLTVKITSTSEYLEVVQGQRTIGSMATLASASNSSAPFVLRVKENAPMNAAAAIRFEFTDGTYSDFQYVKLILNPNFVVTDANDLFVSVFNHGNLAYDGVNYRVGQGVKYNGNSNNLLAEGGLMLGYSATQVSDNIRNEKGTTDKDFYAVTALQRKLTSPFATFEANNLFEDSLNVRKPMSMRVQQNVLAWAQAPSKDEDFVVLEYILTNRTENAMPTTYAGLYADWDVVQPSKNVTEWDSQHKMGIIRPVSDTVVWTAIQLLSAGTANFYGLENSTIVPGTITITDGFTPAEKYQALSGGVQRTKVGGTDGLDVSYVISSSVKPLAPAGQDTVAFAVLAAPSRAALKQTAAAALAKYQQFKAARIITSSPAELLANGLQLYPNPSAGRFKVTLPVGLQASVVGWQVVNSQGQFVAQGQTQGTATLNITLENQAAGLYFLKLSTPTGIVTRKFILQK; encoded by the coding sequence ATGAAAAAAATTTACTCCTTTTTAGTATACACGGCACTTCTCTGGTTGGTTTTGGCGCCATTTTCAGTTTTGGGCCAAAAAACGCCCAACACCTTGCCCCAAACGCTGGTGTTTAAATTAAAGCCTGGGTCCGTGCCGCCTGGTGCGCGCAAGGCGCTGCCAGCCAACGTGCAGCAAGTGGTGCAGCGGCTAGCCCCGCAACCGGCTGTCCAGAAATTCCCGAACGCTGCGCCAGACGCCCGCCTCCGGGCCCGGCAAGCCCAGGCCGTTGACCTTTCGTTGATCTACCAACTGCGGTACAACGCCAACCAAACCTTTGAGCAGGTTAAAAAGCAACTGCTGGAAACCAACCAGGTGGAATACGTGGAACCGCTTTACCTCAGGGAACCGCTCCACCAACCCAATGATCCCCGCGCAGATTCTACCGCGGGCTCCCAACGCGACTACCTTAAGAAAATCATGGCCTTCAAAGCCTGGGACATCAGCAAAGGAGACACCAACGTAGTCATCGGGATCCTGGACACCGGCGTGCGGTTAAGCCATGAAGACTTGGTGGACCAAATCAAATACAACTACGCAGACCCAATTGACGGCATAGACAATGACAATGATGGCTTGGTAGACAATTACTACGGCTGGGATTTCGCGGACGATGATAACAACCCAACTGCGGTCAACGGCCATGGCACCATGGTGACCGGAATTGCGTCTGCGGAAGTTAACAATGAAAAAGGGATTGCCGGCGTGGGCTACAAATGCAAGTTTCTGCCCTTGAAAGTGTTTGCCTCTACTACCAACAGTGGATCATTTGGCGGGTATGAGGCCATTGTGTATGCCGCTGACAAAGGGTGTAAAGTCATTAACCTTTCCTGGGGAAGCGTGGGGTTCCCATCGGCGTTTGAACAGGATGTGATTACCTACGCCGCCGTGAACAAAGATGCGGTAGTGGTGGCCGCCGCCGGAAATGAGAACGCAGACCTTGATTATTATCCTGCAACCTACTTAAACGTGGTATCTGTAGGCGCCCTAACTTCAGCAGATGTCAAGAATAGTTCTAATACTTACAGCTACAACATTGACTTAGGTGCACAAGGGATCAATATTACCAGTACCGGAAATGCTAATGATAGTAATTACGGCACGGGAGGCGGCTCTTCTTATGCCAGCCCCATGGTGGCCGGGGCAGCCGCTTTGGTAAGGTCCCATTTCCCAGACTTGAACGCACAACAGGTGGGTGAGCGCCTGCGGGTAACCGCCGATGATATTTACCACCTGGAGGGCAACGCCAGTTATTTTGAAAAACTGGGCAAAGGCAGACTGAACGTGTACCGGGCTTTGTCTGAAATCAATGCGAAGGCGGCGCGCGCGACGGCGTGGGAATGGGAGAATAATGCTCTGTTAATGCCTGGGTCTACGGTGAACCTGTTTACCACTTTCAAAAATTTCCTGGCACCGTTGAGCTCCCTGACGGTCAAAATCACGTCAACCAGCGAGTACCTGGAAGTGGTGCAGGGCCAGCGCACTATTGGCAGCATGGCGACGTTGGCCTCGGCTAGTAATTCTTCGGCGCCCTTTGTTTTGCGGGTGAAGGAGAATGCACCTATGAACGCTGCGGCAGCTATACGGTTTGAGTTCACTGACGGCACGTATTCAGATTTCCAGTACGTAAAACTAATTCTCAATCCCAATTTTGTGGTGACAGATGCCAATGATTTGTTTGTCTCTGTGTTTAACCATGGCAACCTGGCCTATGACGGTGTAAATTACCGGGTGGGCCAAGGCGTGAAATACAACGGTAACTCCAACAACCTGTTGGCCGAGGGCGGCCTGATGCTGGGCTATTCTGCCACTCAGGTATCAGACAACATCCGGAACGAGAAAGGCACCACTGACAAAGATTTTTATGCGGTCACGGCGCTGCAGCGCAAATTAACATCGCCGTTTGCCACGTTTGAGGCCAACAACCTGTTTGAAGATTCCCTGAATGTGCGCAAACCCATGAGCATGCGCGTGCAGCAGAATGTATTGGCCTGGGCCCAAGCTCCGTCTAAAGATGAAGATTTTGTGGTACTGGAATACATTCTGACCAACCGCACCGAAAACGCCATGCCCACCACCTACGCCGGCCTGTATGCCGACTGGGACGTGGTACAACCGTCCAAAAACGTGACCGAATGGGACAGCCAACACAAAATGGGCATCATCAGGCCCGTTTCTGACACGGTGGTGTGGACCGCTATTCAACTCCTCAGTGCTGGTACCGCCAACTTTTACGGTTTGGAGAACAGCACTATTGTACCAGGTACCATTACCATAACTGATGGCTTCACTCCCGCCGAGAAGTACCAAGCACTTTCTGGCGGTGTGCAACGAACCAAAGTTGGTGGCACCGATGGTCTGGACGTATCTTATGTGATTTCCTCATCGGTTAAACCATTGGCACCGGCTGGGCAAGACACGGTGGCTTTCGCGGTCCTGGCGGCGCCTTCGCGGGCGGCTCTTAAACAAACAGCGGCGGCGGCACTGGCCAAATACCAGCAATTCAAGGCGGCCAGAATTATTACCAGTTCTCCTGCTGAACTACTGGCCAACGGCCTTCAACTTTACCCCAACCCCAGTGCCGGCCGCTTCAAGGTGACCCTGCCGGTTGGGTTGCAGGCAAGCGTGGTGGGTTGGCAAGTAGTCAACAGCCAAGGACAGTTTGTAGCACAAGGCCAAACCCAAGGAACTGCTACTTTAAATATAACGCTGGAGAACCAGGCGGCTGGTCTTTACTTCCTGAAACTCTCTACTCCTACTGGTATAGTGACCCGGAAGTTCATTCTGCAGAAGTAA
- a CDS encoding aconitate hydratase, translating into MAFDVEMIKEVYAKFGDRINAARQAVGRPLTQTEKILYAHLYNGAATEAYERGKSYVDFAPDRVAMQDATAQMALLQFMQAGRPTVAVPSSVHCDHLIQARVGADQDLADANTENKEVYDFLASVSNKYGIGFWKPGAGIIHTVVFENYAFPGGMMIGTDSHTPNAGGLGMIAIGVGGADAVDVMAGMAWELKFPKVIGVKLTGKMSGWTAAKDVILKVAGILTVKGGTGAIVEYFGEGARNISCSGKSTICNMGAEIGATTSVFAYDPTMSEYLRGTERGEIAEAADAVAEHLRADDEVYANPEAFYDQLIEINLDELEPHVNGPFTPDAAWPISQFAAAVREHNWPAKLEVGLIGSCTNSSYEDLTRAASLARQAVEKGLAVNAEYTITPGSEVVRFTAERDGILETFSEIGGVVLANACGPCIGQWARHTDDPKRKNSIITSFNRNFAKRNDGNPNTHAFVASPEIVTAFAIAGDLTFNPLTDTLTNKNGEQVMLDEPTGIAFPVNGFAVEDAGYQAPAEDGSQVSVVVSPTSDRLQLLEPFKQWNGQDMTGLRLLIKAQGKCTTDHISMAGPWLKYRGHLDNISNNMLIGAVNAFNGETNSVKNHLVVGNGYAEVPTVARTYKAAGVGSVVVGDENYGEGSSREHAAMEPRHLGVQVVLVKSFARIHETNLKKQGMLALTFANKEDYDKVMEDDIIDVIGLTSFTPGVPLQVRLTHKDGSTYTFEANHTYNQGQIEWFKAGSALNLINLQQAGA; encoded by the coding sequence ATGGCATTTGATGTAGAAATGATCAAAGAGGTGTACGCCAAATTCGGGGACCGCATCAACGCGGCCCGTCAGGCAGTAGGCCGTCCTTTGACTCAGACCGAGAAAATCCTTTATGCTCACTTGTACAATGGCGCTGCCACTGAGGCGTATGAGCGGGGCAAATCATATGTAGATTTCGCGCCAGACCGCGTGGCCATGCAAGACGCCACCGCCCAGATGGCTTTGTTGCAGTTCATGCAGGCGGGCAGACCAACTGTGGCCGTGCCTTCATCGGTTCATTGTGACCACTTGATTCAGGCCCGCGTAGGTGCTGACCAAGATTTAGCAGATGCCAACACTGAAAACAAAGAGGTTTATGACTTCCTGGCATCGGTGTCTAACAAATACGGCATCGGGTTCTGGAAACCGGGTGCGGGTATCATCCACACCGTGGTATTTGAAAACTACGCCTTCCCGGGCGGCATGATGATCGGTACCGATTCTCACACACCAAACGCGGGTGGTCTGGGTATGATTGCTATTGGCGTGGGCGGTGCAGATGCCGTGGACGTGATGGCCGGCATGGCCTGGGAACTGAAATTCCCGAAAGTGATTGGCGTGAAACTGACCGGCAAAATGAGCGGTTGGACAGCAGCCAAAGACGTGATCTTGAAAGTGGCCGGAATCCTGACCGTGAAAGGCGGAACCGGAGCCATTGTAGAATATTTTGGGGAAGGTGCCCGCAACATCTCTTGTTCGGGTAAATCAACCATCTGTAACATGGGTGCCGAGATTGGTGCTACCACTTCAGTGTTTGCCTATGATCCAACCATGAGCGAGTACCTGCGCGGTACCGAGCGTGGTGAGATTGCCGAAGCCGCTGATGCCGTGGCCGAGCACCTGCGTGCCGATGATGAGGTATATGCCAACCCAGAGGCCTTCTATGACCAGTTAATTGAAATAAACCTTGACGAGTTGGAGCCGCACGTGAACGGTCCGTTCACGCCAGATGCCGCCTGGCCAATCTCTCAGTTTGCCGCTGCCGTGCGTGAGCACAACTGGCCTGCTAAACTGGAAGTTGGTTTGATTGGATCTTGCACCAACTCTTCGTATGAAGACTTAACCCGCGCAGCCTCCTTGGCGAGACAAGCGGTAGAAAAAGGACTGGCCGTTAACGCCGAGTACACCATTACCCCAGGTTCTGAGGTGGTGCGTTTCACTGCTGAGCGCGACGGTATTCTGGAGACGTTCTCTGAAATTGGTGGTGTAGTGCTAGCCAACGCTTGCGGACCTTGTATTGGCCAGTGGGCCCGTCACACCGATGACCCTAAGCGCAAGAACTCCATCATCACCTCGTTCAACCGTAACTTCGCGAAGCGGAACGATGGCAACCCGAACACCCACGCGTTTGTAGCCTCTCCGGAGATTGTGACCGCATTTGCCATTGCCGGTGATTTGACCTTTAACCCATTGACTGACACGCTGACCAACAAAAACGGTGAGCAAGTGATGTTAGATGAGCCAACTGGTATTGCGTTCCCAGTGAACGGTTTTGCCGTGGAGGATGCCGGTTACCAAGCGCCCGCAGAAGACGGTAGCCAAGTGAGCGTAGTGGTATCGCCCACCTCAGACCGTCTGCAATTGCTGGAGCCGTTCAAACAATGGAATGGCCAGGACATGACCGGGCTGCGTCTGTTGATCAAAGCCCAGGGCAAGTGCACTACTGACCATATTTCTATGGCTGGTCCTTGGTTGAAATACCGCGGTCACCTAGATAATATCTCTAATAATATGTTAATTGGCGCGGTCAACGCGTTCAACGGCGAGACCAACAGCGTGAAAAATCACCTGGTGGTAGGCAACGGCTACGCCGAAGTTCCTACCGTGGCCCGTACCTACAAAGCCGCCGGTGTTGGTTCAGTAGTAGTGGGTGACGAAAACTACGGAGAAGGTTCTTCTAGAGAGCACGCCGCCATGGAGCCTCGTCATTTGGGCGTACAAGTGGTGCTGGTGAAATCCTTCGCCCGTATTCATGAGACCAACCTGAAGAAACAAGGCATGCTGGCCCTCACCTTCGCCAACAAAGAAGATTATGACAAAGTGATGGAAGATGACATCATTGACGTAATCGGGTTGACGTCTTTCACGCCGGGTGTTCCATTGCAAGTTCGCCTGACGCACAAAGACGGTTCTACCTACACCTTTGAGGCCAACCATACCTACAACCAAGGTCAGATTGAGTGGTTTAAAGCCGGCTCTGCCCTGAACCTAATCAATTTGCAGCAGGCAGGCGCCTAA
- a CDS encoding peroxiredoxin, with protein sequence MKPTFALTRYFSALLIPTFLFMTACSSETSKDKTLLPGNWRGVIQVAGQNMPFNFTVAEQEGKPVAYLVNGEERILINEISYAQDSVHLEMHIFDATLIAKADGNRLAGRWARRDMEKPYNLPFTAEHGQTTRFSENPTAPAVNVSGKWEVQFTKADGSTYPAIGEFVQNGNALTGTFLTTTGDYRYLQGEVSGSSLSLSVFDGAHAYLFNAQAQADSTLKGNFYAGLATHETWTAKRNPDFKLASAETLTYLKPGYDRLMFSFPDVNGQQVSLTDARFQGKPVVVQIFGSWCPNCMDETAFLAPWYAKNKTRGVEVIGLGYEVSPEFDKAKARIEKMQNRLKVEYPLLVAGTKDKELVAKSLPALDKVVSFPTTIFIDKKGKVRKIHTGFSGPGTGKYYEDFVRDFNKTMDELLAEK encoded by the coding sequence ATGAAACCAACATTTGCCCTTACCCGCTATTTTTCAGCCTTACTTATACCCACTTTTCTTTTCATGACGGCCTGTTCCTCAGAAACTTCCAAAGATAAAACCCTTTTACCGGGCAACTGGCGCGGGGTGATACAGGTGGCTGGCCAAAACATGCCGTTCAACTTTACCGTGGCTGAGCAGGAAGGCAAGCCGGTGGCTTACTTAGTAAACGGAGAAGAGCGAATTTTGATTAACGAAATTTCATACGCCCAGGACAGCGTGCACCTGGAGATGCACATTTTTGACGCCACCTTAATTGCCAAGGCAGACGGCAACCGATTGGCCGGCCGCTGGGCCCGCCGCGACATGGAGAAACCCTACAACCTGCCCTTCACCGCCGAACACGGCCAAACCACGCGTTTCTCAGAAAACCCAACTGCGCCGGCGGTGAATGTCTCAGGGAAATGGGAAGTTCAGTTCACCAAAGCAGACGGCAGCACCTACCCCGCCATTGGCGAATTTGTGCAGAACGGCAACGCACTCACCGGCACGTTCCTGACCACCACCGGCGATTACCGTTACCTGCAGGGCGAAGTTTCCGGATCCTCCCTCTCCCTTTCTGTGTTTGACGGCGCTCATGCATATTTATTTAACGCCCAGGCCCAGGCCGACAGTACGTTGAAAGGAAATTTTTACGCCGGCCTGGCCACCCATGAAACCTGGACCGCCAAGCGCAACCCAGATTTCAAACTAGCTTCCGCCGAAACCCTCACTTACTTGAAACCTGGCTATGACCGCCTCATGTTCTCTTTCCCAGATGTAAACGGCCAGCAAGTGTCTTTAACTGATGCCCGTTTTCAGGGGAAGCCCGTGGTGGTGCAGATTTTCGGGTCCTGGTGCCCTAATTGTATGGACGAGACGGCTTTTCTGGCGCCCTGGTACGCTAAAAACAAAACCCGCGGCGTGGAAGTGATTGGCCTGGGCTACGAGGTAAGCCCCGAGTTTGACAAAGCCAAAGCCCGCATTGAGAAGATGCAGAACCGATTAAAGGTGGAATACCCCTTGCTGGTGGCCGGCACCAAAGACAAAGAACTGGTGGCCAAATCCTTGCCGGCCCTTGACAAAGTGGTTTCCTTCCCCACCACCATTTTCATTGACAAAAAAGGCAAGGTGCGCAAAATCCACACTGGCTTCTCAGGCCCCGGCACCGGCAAGTATTATGAAGATTTTGTGCGTGATTTCAACAAGACCATGGATGAATTGCTGGCAGAGAAGTAA
- a CDS encoding SRPBCC family protein, which yields MPVIELRTEIKVPRPIVFDLSRSIDLHLLSTQQTHEKAIAGKTQGLMGLGEWVTWRAKHFGVYQQLTSHITEMEPPHFFVDEMVAGAFNRFRHEHHFQESPYGTLMVDLFDYTSPLGMLGKLADFLFLKKYMTTLLAERNRVLKEVAESDKWKDLLVR from the coding sequence ATGCCTGTCATTGAACTGCGGACAGAAATCAAGGTGCCGCGCCCAATAGTCTTTGACCTTTCCAGGAGCATTGACCTGCACCTGCTTTCCACCCAACAAACCCATGAAAAAGCCATAGCGGGCAAAACGCAGGGGCTCATGGGGTTGGGCGAATGGGTCACGTGGCGGGCGAAACACTTCGGGGTGTACCAGCAGCTCACCTCCCACATCACCGAAATGGAGCCTCCGCATTTTTTTGTGGATGAAATGGTGGCCGGTGCCTTCAATCGCTTTAGGCACGAGCATCATTTTCAAGAAAGCCCGTACGGCACGCTCATGGTTGATTTGTTTGATTACACCTCGCCTCTCGGAATGCTAGGAAAACTGGCCGACTTCCTCTTCCTGAAAAAATACATGACCACGTTGTTAGCTGAAAGAAACCGGGTGCTCAAGGAAGTAGCTGAAAGTGATAAATGGAAAGATTTGCTTGTCCGGTAG